The genomic DNA CCTGTTTAATTaaagctactttttttttaagttaggTTAATGATGACGCCTCTACAtcacctacaaaagcaaacaaatgacTAATTTTCTATTgattatttctcttttattattgTATGCCTGTGACAGCTGTCACTGGATGGCTGAATTGTAGATACagcctttatttacattttccagaGCTTACATTGACAGTGAGTGTCACCTTTgattgttaaaagaaagcaggatgagatttattatctgaaaaaaacaacttttgcaTATCCAGATCAGGAAAGTGCGCAGATGATCCAATTTTACCacaagggggcgccaaaatgaCACAAACCAACAGTTTCTCAGAGGAGCTTTAATTAACATCATGTAGTAATGCATACAACTGAATAGTAACAAAGTAGTCCCTAATAACTTAACTACACCCTTACCCCACCTTACCATCTGTCATAAAATGTTAGAATAATtgctacatttatttcaaaaaccCAATGTTTGCATCTACCCAGGCTTGTTTGCATCTTATATAATCTCTGAGAGGTTCTGATGTAGGCTCGTGGTAAAGTTACCTTTTAGCAACCTATCAGGTGACAACACGTCCATTTTTAGCGTCATAGCTTAGCAAAAAGGCCGTTAGCTTTCAGAAACAGCTAGCCTGTCTGAAGCAGAAGGTCATAAACAAGTTAAACTAGGGCTGGTATTTCCATTTTATTCTCAGTGTTATCAGAATAACATTTTGTATCTTGAGGATTAAAGTTGAAATTTTGGTACGAGTGTcaatatttagattttctttaatgccacaaacacttgaagggttgtttttaaggtttttccttaagattaattttttacatttattttgactttattctcagagtGCAATAGCTCACGTCTTCcgctcctgttttctttttactaaGAACTAAACATTTGCCTGTAGTCacaacatttttactttattttcaacatgtcaaacaagaaagagagagagagagagagagagagagatgagagtcTAGCCTCACTTTTGGCTAGAAAGCAGACGagttaatattaaatattttctaaTATGACAAACTCCTTTCCtcaagatttttttctccagattTTGGCAAGATGTGGTAATAGTTAAGCCATATTTCTATGTGCTAACACAGTAGAGAAAGTTCCATAACACCAGCGTATAGAAAGTACTAAGgcttgaatgtttgtgtgattatattgtagtgaaaatgtaacttctgcAAGGACAGTGAattgaaagagaaagtgaacaTGCTGCATAgaaggggatttttttcttctttgtgttttaagtaACGTAGACTAAAGGATTCTGCCGTCCTTTACTTTCAGCTCTGCGTTAAATGAGAAACGTTTGAAAGCCACAGATTTAACGTCCTCCTGTAGCTCGTTATTGGAAAGCTCTGCTGCTATTCCTGTGACTCCGATGTCAAATCAAAGAGTGCGCCTTGAACTTTGCTTCCCTGTGCTTCATTGTCATCCGGCGCGTGAGGGAATTGCAAGAACACGTAAGCAACCGGGGACCGAGGCCCAGTCTCAGTGTAGAGAGGTCAATTCAGCCCCTCCATGCATGCTCCCCATCTGCTTATTCAGGCGGCAAGCAGAGTGGATTCATCGAGGGGCCTTGCTGAATGTTAAATTTTACATAGAGGTGTGATGCGGGGGGAAATGTCTGTTAGATCCAGTTATTACTTCTGTACTGCAACAAGAAACCACTCTCCAAGTTTATCTTCAGAGGTGTAATAACCAAGCTCTGTTTTAAAACTGGTCTTACATCAGGAAAGATGTCATTATTCTGACATAAGTGGTTTCTGGAGTACAGAGCAACCCCTCCCTCCATGTATCTTTTATGTAGATGCAGACGATACAAGCTCAAATATTATATTTCTCTTCCATCTCTTTCAAATTGCATGAAGCTCACTGGAGGAAAACGGCTGATGCAGTTTTGTACAGTTTTTGTAATCTATTGCTCTTTCCCTCCAACACTGAAATCCTCCTTCAGTGGAATTAAACTCCGTAGTTCCCTCGGAAGCAGcgttgtaataaaaaaaacatttgttacaagCCACCAAGGGCTCTTTATTAAGTTTCCCGATATCAAAATGACTTACTCTCCCGCTGTTTCTCACAGCTCAAACACACAGGGATAAAGTTGTgtcatgtctgtgtctgtctctttgtttgtgCAGCCGTTTGTCTGCATTCCTGCGTGATGGGGCGATTCAGCGTGCCTCTATTCtcatttgtctgtgtttgacaGGAGGTGTCAAGCTCCTCGGAGGTAACAGTGAGAAGCAGTGTCAGAGAGGTCGTCCCCTCCACAACCATCTTTCAGAATCAACAAGAGGTACAGGCTGTTAAACTCACAATTTGGCTGATTTCTTTTGTTATATCAGAACTTTTTGGTTTCACTTTCCAGCCCCATATATACTCTCTGGTGAGCTTTTAACTTCACCCTGATTGAGAGCAGTTGGGAGCTTGTGCAGTTCCAGTTCTCTAATGATTTCCCACCATCTTTTTACAGGTGATCCAAGATGAAAGAGTCCACCAGAACAATGTGGCGGCAAGTTACGGGAGCCATTACAATGAAACAGGTTATTCTGCTCATGCCTTTTATATTgtaatttgcacatttttatcacagcactGCTTGTGTCCTGTATATTAATGATTGTTCCTTCCACTGCTGAATAAGGGATGAGCTATGTAAAGGCTTGCAGATGATTTTCTATTCAGTGCATAGCAGCAAATCTAATCAGGGCAGAGTCAGGAAGGTAAAATATTGGAAAGTGGAAATTGGGCAATCACTGCTGCATGgtttcagaaaatgaaaactactcaggttttttaatgaaatgatttatttctctttccaATCCCCCTGAGCTTCCTCACTGCGAATGACTTAATGAGGCAGACTTCTTCTTGTGTCTAATTCAGTTATGCTCGTCGGAGGAGAGGACCTACCAAAGGTTTCCACTCAGGCTTTGAAGCAGCAGTACGAGAAAACTATTGAGGAGGCTGCACCAGCCAAGGAAATTAAGGTAATGAtgctgtctgtttacctaaaTAGATGATAGTCGTTGTAACAGTATGAAGATGACGCCACATCAAGAAATCATCAAAGGGGGATTGCGTATGCCATGAGTTGATGGAGAATAAATTGGTATGGATGAAAGCCCTCATGTCATTTCAGTCAAactctttcagtttttttttctccagagcATTAAAAGGAAAAGCACATTAAAGCTAGGATTCAAATCGCTGTCTTCTGTTAAATTGATGTTCAGTGAAGTTTTCAATCAAGTCAGTAATTAGAGACGTGCATAACTAAAAATGTCTCAGTTTGACAGACCTGAGATTTGCGCATTTACATCTAAAGCTGCATttccaacaaaagaaaacaggactTTTTATAGATGGGCTCTTAAGGGATTTAAAGGTTCAGCCAGCCTATTATTGTCTACATTTCCTCCAAGAACTAAAGACCTATGAAAATGTATCACGTTAGTGTTACTATAAGTACTATTTCTGTAACAGGAACCTTTTGGGGGGTAAACTGAAGTCCCTGGTACTTACTGTCAAGCTTGGCCTTTTGGTGGAAATGCACCGACTACCTCCTCAAGTGTCCAAGATAATTCCtgaatttgaaaaatgtcttaaatttgttttgtttagttgatGCTTTTGCTCCAACTTTTGGAAAATGACTAATTTGCACAAATTTTAGAACACACCTTTATCATTGTTATTTTAGCTCTTAAATCAAAAGATCATGACATAAATAACACCTTAATTCAAATCTGTCTTTTCTGTTCTATTAATTTCATACTGTGAACTGTTATCTAAGTTTTCTTACTTTAACTTAACTGTCACTTTCCTTCTTTCCATAACCAAAAACTCTTAACAAACTGCAGGTTGATGTGGATTTCAACCAGTTTCAATGGGCACCAGTAAATCAGTCCTCTAAAATTTCAGCCACGACTTGCTATGACAGCTCCTCCACcataaagacagctgctgcctCATCAGCAGCGTCTGCCTCCTCAGCAGCTTATGAGATAACAGAGAATttcccacccccaccaccaaACCTGTTGCAGGAAATGTCCTCCCAGCATCAAGAGCAGACCTTCCAACAAAAGCACACTGTCAATAAGGAGCAGTATTTCAAACACAAGAGCATGGCCGAACTAAAGCGCCTTTACAAGCACATTCACCCTGAAGTCCGCAAGAACATAGAAGCAGACTTCTTGAGTCATCTCACTGAAGCTGAAAAGAAGGATTTGGAAAATGTGGAAATGGTTGGAGATGTTCAGCAGGCTTGCtatatgtttgaaaatgaaggCAACGCCTCAAGTTCTGGTTCAAGCCCTGACAGAGAGTCTGTGGAGTGGGATGAGATTCTTAAAGGTGAAGTGCAGTCCATGCGCTGGATGTTTGAGAACAAGCCACTGGATACAATCAAAGATGAAACTCCAGATGAGAATGAGGAGAGGAATATCACCCAACAGGAAATCATTGCTGGAAAAGATGTCAGATACACAGCTTGGATGTTTGAGACTCAACCAATGGATGCTCTTGGTACTGAGGCAACTGATTCAACTGAGCAGTCAGAAAAATCTACGGATCTGGCGAGAGGAGATGTTCGCACTGCTACTTGGCTTTTTGAGACGCAGCCGCTCGATTATCTGAATAAGATCTACCAAGAAGACGAGCAGGAGATGGAGGTTGTTGTCTCCAAAGACATCACAGGCGGCGATGTGAAAACAGCCAGGTATCTCTTTGAGACCCAGCATTTGGATTCCCTGGGTAAAACAGAAACCATTGAAGAAAGCCACTTCTTGAGCCTGAAGTCCGAGCTGGAAGAGATTAAAGGGGAAGTGAAGACAACAACTCGCAAGTTTGAGACGCAGCCCATGTGTGTCATTAGGGGGGATTCAGGAGAAATGCTGGAGATCACCACTATCCGCAAGgaggagatggaaaaaggaGACGTCAAAACATCACGCTGGATGTTTGAAACACAACCTCTGGACATGATAAACAAAGACCCTGCGAAGATGAAACTCATTTGTGGAATTTCCATGGAGGACAACGTTCAATGCGGTGTCAATAAAGGTAGGTGGCTTTTCGAGACAAAGACCCTTGACTCCATTAAGGATGAGGAATGGGAGAGTTCCAGGAAGCAAAAGGAAGAAGTTATTGGTGCTGATGTGAGAAGGCATTGTCTTGTATTTGAGACTCAGCCAATGGACACTTTGAAGGACAACACCAATGCAAGATTGTTACCTTCAGAGGAGATTGTAGGAGGCGATGTTCAAACGGCTAAACATCTGTTTGAAACAGTACCAATGGAAAGTCTGAAAGAACTGCTGGAGGTGGGAAAACTTAAGAAAACAGTTGCAACCGAAGAAGAAAAGGGTGATGTGAGGCATCAAAAGTGGGTCTTTGAAAGCCAGCCACTTGAGAATataagggaagaaaagaaggagatCACAAAAACTGTGAACGTTGAAGCTCTCGACAAAGGAGATGTGACAAACTATAAAGAAAGGTTTGAATGTATGGATTTAAGTAAGTGTGAAGGAACACAGAAAATTCAAGTTGAAGGTGTCACAAGTGGATCCGTCAAATCCAACAGAGTTCTTTTTGAGTCCACTCCTATGTACGCTATGCAGGACAGCTCAGGTCATTACCATGAGGTGAAGACCGTAAGGCGCGAGGAGATTGTGAAGGGAGACGTGCGCAGCTGCAGATGGATGTTTGAAACGCGTCCCATTGATGAGTTTGACGAAAGCATCAATAAGTTTCAGATCATCAAGGGTATATCAAAACAGGAAATTGAGTCAGGGGATGTCAAAACAGCCAAGTGGTTGTTTGAAACTCAGCAGCTTGATGCTATTCATAAAGCATTCAgcaatgatgaagatgaagaacatAAAACTAAAGAAGATATTGAAATTGAAAAAGGCGACGTTAAGACCTGTAAGTGGTTATTTGAGACTCAACCAATGGATGTTCTGtatgaaaaggaagaaaagagcgAGGCCAACGTTGAGGAAGTGCAAAAAGGTGACGTCAAAACGTGCACTTGGCTCTTTGAAACCCAAACCCTCGACAACATACATGATCATACAGAGTCGGAGTCTGAGACCATTCTGAAAACATGCACTGTAAATCAAGAGGACATCCACGGAAAAGACGTACGACTGGCCCGCTTCCTGTTTGAAACGGAGAACCTCGAAAATCtgacaggtgaggacagcagtTCTTTCAGGAGGGTTACGGAAATCGACGTCCAGTCTGGCGATGTTTCCAGGATGAAGTACATCTTTGAGAATCGCTCCTCGGACATTATGAGCTCCACCTCTGATGAAATGATGCAGAGGTTGAAGACACAGCAGACCGAGGACATCCAGAAGGGAAACGTGGTCAACTGTACTTGGATGTTTGAGAATCAGTCGATTGATGAGATCCGTGACGAGGCTAGGGAGAAACTCACTGTGAGTGATGTTCAGGGGGGCGACGTCGACAAAGGTCGCTTCATTTTTGAGACCTACTCTCTGGATAAAATTAAAGAAGAGTCCACTGAGACTGATATCTCTAAGCTTACTAGCATCTTTAGGGATCAAATAGAGAGGGGGGATGTGAAAAACTACACCATGATGTTTGAAACTCAACCCCTGTATGCTATCCGAGACAAAGAAggacattatcatgaagtaacTACAGTTACTAAGGAAGAAATAGTAAGTGGAGATGTGGTGGGGGCCCGATGGCTGTTCGAGACGAAGCCTCTGGATTCAATTAGGGATTCAGAGGAGGTCTATGTTATTAAAGCTGTGACTGAGgaggggatcaataaaggagaCGTTAACTCTGCAAGGTGGAGGTTTGAAACGCAACCTCTTGATGAAATAGCTGAGGAAATAAAAGTGAGGTCAAAAACAGTTGGAGATATCCAGGGCGGcgatgtgaaaacaaacaagcagtgGTTTGAGACGGATCAAATGTCTCAAAAGTACATCAGAACTGTTAGTGTGAGTGAAATCCAAAAAGGCGACGTAAGATCTGCCACATGGATGTTTGAAACGCGCACAATTGATGAGATCCGCGGCGAGGGCGCTGAATATGACAGCATGGAGAGAGTGACAAAAGAGGAAGTAATGAAAGGGGAtgtcaaacagtctgtgtgGCTCTTTGAGAAGCAGCCCCTCGACAGTATCAAAGAGATGGATGGCACAGAGCTCGTTGTCACAAAGGAGGAAATCCCACAGGCCGATGTAAAGTCAACAACATGGCTCTTTGAAACAACTCCATTCCATGAGTTCAACGAGAGCAgaacagaaatgaaagaaatcatCGGAAAAAGCATCAAAGAGACACTGGAGGAGCTTTATTGTCGTAAAATGGTGGACTCGCAAGGGATTCTAATTGAAGCAGATGAGATTGGCGATGTCCGCATGGCCAAATTCCAACTCATGAACCAGGAGGCTCCAGAAATCCAAAAAGAAGAGATCATCAGAGGGGATCTGAGCAACATAATGATGAACCTCCTAAACCGCAGAGAGACCACTGAAAGGGGGATAACTATTgatgagggggagaggggaaATATCAACACAACAGTGAATCAGCTATTAAACCAGGAAAGGggaataaatgttgaaaaagagcaAATTGTCCGTGGTGACATTCAAGAAGCCATAAACAATCTGCTCAAGAATGAGGGCTCCTCCAAGCGTGGCATTCTCATTCAAGAAGATGAGAAAGGTGACGTCAGACTGACTATCTACTCTCTGTTGAATAAGGGGGAGAGGGCTAGTTTGGAAAAAGAAGATGTAATTCAGGGTAACATCAGCAAAACGCTTCATCGTCTTCTCTCAAACTCCGGAGAAGaagaatctaaaaaaataagGGTGAAAGACGCAGAAAGGGGCAACGTCAGCTTTTACTCCACGTGCATCGAGTCTGGAGCCCTCGATTACCTGAAGCAGCTCCAGTATGAACCGGATGAAACCCAGGAAAGGGTGGAAAGAGAGCGTATCATTGGAGGTGATATTGAAGAGACCAAAATAATGCTGCGAAAGAAGCAGCAGATTGGTCGCACCGTGGCTGAGGATGATATAGTTCCTGGTGATGTACATCATACTGTGGAAGTCTTTATGACAGAGCCGACTGTTACCTACAAAAACCTTGAGAAAAAGGACATTGTCAAAGGTGACCTTAATGCAGCTCTTGATTCACTGACCCAAGCCATGAATCAGAGGGTTGTAAtagagaaagaggaggtggtGAAGGGAGACATACCCACCACTTTGAGGTCTCTGCAGGAGGCCCAGCATCAAGCCAAAGAAATGGAAAAGCCAGAAATTGTAAGGGGAGACATTAGGGGTGCTCTGGAATCACTTGAAAAGTCTGCAACTACCAATACTGAAGTGACTGTTGAAGATTTAGTACCAGGTGATATCAAAGGGACACTGAAGTCCCTGGAGGAGGCGAAGCAAGCTGTGAAAGAAGTTGAAAAAGAGGAGATCATCAAAGGAGACATCCATACTGCCCTGCAAAGTTTGCATGAAGCGACAAGCGAGAAGAAGACTTACCAGCATCAGGTCAGCGAACAGGGCGACATTAAAGCAACTATCCAGCTCTTGCTTGAGCCAACGACTTCTCCAAGATTGCAGCGCAGGGGAAGCATTGAAGGAGATGTGAAAACATCCATACAAAGTCTCTATGAAGGACAGGACTCAACACAAGTGGAAAAAGAGGAGGTACTGAAAGGGGATGTTcaagggacaataaagtgtctgATGCAGCGTAAACAGTATTCAAATACTAAACGTATGTATCCATCAAAGAAAGCAAAAGTGCCCGTGAAAAATCCATTAACTGTAAAGCAGGCAGAGCATGAATGCCTGCATGACGCTAAGAGTGAGAGTGTAGCAGTCAATCCGGCTCCCGCAGTGAAAAACCTCTCCAGGAGCAGTGAGTCACAGAAGCATGCACAGAGGCACCACGAAAGCAAATCAGTGAAAACACAGGTAATAACCCAAGAGGACCACTCTGTTACTGTAGCCAAAACAGATAATACCACTGGGGCCTCTCAGCAGAAGAGCATAAAAGAACAGAAGCAGAAAGTGCTGCCCCTT from Labrus mixtus chromosome 24, fLabMix1.1, whole genome shotgun sequence includes the following:
- the xirp2a gene encoding xin actin-binding repeat-containing protein 2 isoform X2, which gives rise to MASPTDSSLSAGGAGRSRSGRPEDPETEPVSVKDRLAMYQAAVSKKETSGSSAAAMMDESEACSLPGGLASVKKQFESQEFSSSSQSSVTQFHFEQRSVQEVSSSSEVTVRSSVREVVPSTTIFQNQQEVIQDERVHQNNVAASYGSHYNETVMLVGGEDLPKVSTQALKQQYEKTIEEAAPAKEIKVDVDFNQFQWAPVNQSSKISATTCYDSSSTIKTAAASSAASASSAAYEITENFPPPPPNLLQEMSSQHQEQTFQQKHTVNKEQYFKHKSMAELKRLYKHIHPEVRKNIEADFLSHLTEAEKKDLENVEMVGDVQQACYMFENEGNASSSGSSPDRESVEWDEILKGEVQSMRWMFENKPLDTIKDETPDENEERNITQQEIIAGKDVRYTAWMFETQPMDALGTEATDSTEQSEKSTDLARGDVRTATWLFETQPLDYLNKIYQEDEQEMEVVVSKDITGGDVKTARYLFETQHLDSLGKTETIEESHFLSLKSELEEIKGEVKTTTRKFETQPMCVIRGDSGEMLEITTIRKEEMEKGDVKTSRWMFETQPLDMINKDPAKMKLICGISMEDNVQCGVNKGRWLFETKTLDSIKDEEWESSRKQKEEVIGADVRRHCLVFETQPMDTLKDNTNARLLPSEEIVGGDVQTAKHLFETVPMESLKELLEVGKLKKTVATEEEKGDVRHQKWVFESQPLENIREEKKEITKTVNVEALDKGDVTNYKERFECMDLSKCEGTQKIQVEGVTSGSVKSNRVLFESTPMYAMQDSSGHYHEVKTVRREEIVKGDVRSCRWMFETRPIDEFDESINKFQIIKGISKQEIESGDVKTAKWLFETQQLDAIHKAFSNDEDEEHKTKEDIEIEKGDVKTCKWLFETQPMDVLYEKEEKSEANVEEVQKGDVKTCTWLFETQTLDNIHDHTESESETILKTCTVNQEDIHGKDVRLARFLFETENLENLTGEDSSSFRRVTEIDVQSGDVSRMKYIFENRSSDIMSSTSDEMMQRLKTQQTEDIQKGNVVNCTWMFENQSIDEIRDEAREKLTVSDVQGGDVDKGRFIFETYSLDKIKEESTETDISKLTSIFRDQIERGDVKNYTMMFETQPLYAIRDKEGHYHEVTTVTKEEIVSGDVVGARWLFETKPLDSIRDSEEVYVIKAVTEEGINKGDVNSARWRFETQPLDEIAEEIKVRSKTVGDIQGGDVKTNKQWFETDQMSQKYIRTVSVSEIQKGDVRSATWMFETRTIDEIRGEGAEYDSMERVTKEEVMKGDVKQSVWLFEKQPLDSIKEMDGTELVVTKEEIPQADVKSTTWLFETTPFHEFNESRTEMKEIIGKSIKETLEELYCRKMVDSQGILIEADEIGDVRMAKFQLMNQEAPEIQKEEIIRGDLSNIMMNLLNRRETTERGITIDEGERGNINTTVNQLLNQERGINVEKEQIVRGDIQEAINNLLKNEGSSKRGILIQEDEKGDVRLTIYSLLNKGERASLEKEDVIQGNISKTLHRLLSNSGEEESKKIRVKDAERGNVSFYSTCIESGALDYLKQLQYEPDETQERVERERIIGGDIEETKIMLRKKQQIGRTVAEDDIVPGDVHHTVEVFMTEPTVTYKNLEKKDIVKGDLNAALDSLTQAMNQRVVIEKEEVVKGDIPTTLRSLQEAQHQAKEMEKPEIVRGDIRGALESLEKSATTNTEVTVEDLVPGDIKGTLKSLEEAKQAVKEVEKEEIIKGDIHTALQSLHEATSEKKTYQHQVSEQGDIKATIQLLLEPTTSPRLQRRGSIEGDVKTSIQSLYEGQDSTQVEKEEVLKGDVQGTIKCLMQRKQYSNTKRMYPSKKAKVPVKNPLTVKQAEHECLHDAKSESVAVNPAPAVKNLSRSSESQKHAQRHHESKSVKTQVITQEDHSVTVAKTDNTTGASQQKSIKEQKQKVLPLQKIQAPKPVMIKNKQMANNDQTETKLADVNVMKEVQNTSHTNISNKQICETKTIKQVQTAVTEKTVMQKQNVSVLEQMSTSLKQMENKALTQKQNIKNVKSDYRSLDVKGKGLIKKTKPEIHFPPPPSSPPPPSESELSLPPPPSPVLESPASPTSRPPIMRQDSDLPPPPPPPPMECIKPEPEFFPPPPPPPSLTSASGHDFLPAPPSQQELNSMPQPPPAKLVKPIGKPLFKIPKQPEAPKQPIKVKPKWQKKEPTPPPPPAPAQLTASQETTTVSAEHKEEAKVQEVKRETSQQIETSKQIQSESTTVSRTKIPSIPAVKPMQKESPQPPKKVFAPPIKLPLTPEPTPAPKSRPFARKFKTPLMLAEERFRQQLEEKEETERSRVTTPTSTRPSSAASTELSEVQKTDKEVSTEVTEVKREETKTASKEVILTQDSPAKKTPSQIPLSKPSISGINKKSSSKSSNVSLDMKHVASEMSSERNLASADAFKKSHTPPKSQTFSVSKAHQEAANVDIKLSSNMVTSSSSVTEQQQVIKKSSSRSTTTTLSAVQESVNLQSQAAVTLKAEDVKNINVPLTQEGKMSPSMPTKIPKVTPSFKVKTFKMPTEKKEERCDNVGQKEVMKSDVHLQQEKSNVSRTSESKGKESNQVTSEIKTELKAQERKSQMTLPIKEVEVEVTMKRGKQVQKNETEVKLSPSVTVLMPKVAKITSAATHQGQGHVSVSHSQQSVKAEHIQRHEEVVVTENVVQQSLQKQEVVQIQKQQMKVQAAETNKMQVKAVKTKELKDVSVKRTGKMGQKNEANSEEITDSVKCNVMQKLLAQIKELEGSPSKIDSNAVGAIINELPDWMTGSDEKNNLGLIAKQQSKKKLKEMMVYVRNIIQAKLTYLEVNLTAVEKQEQQKEEAPAPAAVPAPPPVPPKPEKNVISGATAKISKISIGSSKTAKKVVEEKKKKTLQESKLQQDLSEVADQRVSSPSPSFISIESRRVDSPLRVTPSPPPYKSAGTPPPPPRKLFTPTSPFGRATPSPTLSRSEKLMKLRDTTSKLSHSMTPPPPMPVTEFFAVEREQSSPCSDRGTPEERREQGSVDVSEMVDSMMTVRDKKSFFEEAQKAEVNRAYFRKDPIDIPERLGADAEEGPETVTIDLLKEDLPRVDLSKLVNRFESPQPKVYPKKEPIVIAERLESDNEDAEAEPHTPRTEEIPTLNVKAIKDVFETGEHSSQAARELREQIERRESESTSEPLGHSETTAVTEQFCSIDDFGNMTRETRSEVHSGSSLARGSPPSYADVVRGAVPTVTVPADASTEELLRSFQQSWAESQGVFQNLGFSVTEQRTSQITRHQQETVVTENSSSRVRTVQGVSEEGVPHGIADSRQSKLP